In a single window of the Halanaerobiales bacterium genome:
- the iorA gene encoding indolepyruvate ferredoxin oxidoreductase subunit alpha — translation MKDLLSGNEAIARGAYEYGVKVATAYPGTPSTEILENVVNYKDDIYCEWSPNEKVAMEVAIGSAFAGARSLVAMKHVGLNVAADPFMTLSYTGIKGGLVIVSADDPSMHSSQNEQDNRHYARFAKVPMLEPSNSQEAKDMVGDALEISEEFDTPIILRTTTRISHAKTIVETGEREESEVPDEFKKDPDKFVMVPANAKKRHPVIEKRMENLKEFAEKTSLNKIEWNKKDIGIITGGVAYNYAKEVFPEASVLKLGLTHPLPEKKIKDFANKVEKLYVIEELDPFMEDQIKAMGINVIGKEKLPVTFEYNTKVLRDNLINEEKQSENEENLTEDLPQRPPALCSGCPHRSVFYTLNKLGVTVTGDIGCYALGVVPPLSAMDSVVCMGASIGNAHGVELALGEDAQGKVVGVIGDSTFMHSGITGLLDIVYNKGASTIIILDNRITAMTGHQENPTTGKTLMGEDTPKIDLAKLSEALGVNSVQVVDPYKLDETEKTIQEELNKDEISVVIARRACALLKSVEKKKPFKVDPEKCINCGQCLELGCPAISQGEGQAEIDDYLCTGCEVCVQVCPVDAIVKDGDSNE, via the coding sequence ATGAAAGATCTTTTATCAGGTAATGAAGCTATTGCAAGAGGTGCCTATGAATATGGAGTTAAGGTAGCCACAGCCTATCCAGGCACACCGAGTACTGAAATATTGGAAAATGTAGTTAATTACAAAGATGATATTTATTGTGAATGGTCTCCTAATGAAAAGGTGGCTATGGAAGTGGCTATTGGTTCAGCTTTTGCAGGTGCCCGTTCTTTAGTAGCAATGAAACATGTGGGTTTAAATGTGGCAGCAGATCCTTTTATGACTCTGTCTTATACAGGAATAAAAGGAGGCTTAGTCATTGTTTCAGCTGATGATCCTAGTATGCATAGTTCTCAAAATGAGCAGGATAATCGCCACTATGCTCGTTTTGCAAAAGTTCCTATGCTAGAACCGAGTAACAGTCAGGAAGCTAAAGACATGGTAGGTGATGCTTTAGAAATAAGTGAAGAGTTTGATACCCCTATTATTTTGAGAACAACTACTCGAATTTCTCATGCTAAGACGATTGTAGAAACAGGAGAAAGAGAAGAATCAGAAGTACCGGATGAGTTTAAAAAAGATCCGGATAAATTTGTTATGGTACCTGCTAATGCCAAAAAAAGACATCCTGTTATTGAAAAAAGAATGGAAAATCTTAAAGAATTTGCTGAAAAAACTTCATTAAATAAGATAGAATGGAATAAAAAAGATATAGGAATTATCACCGGAGGAGTTGCCTATAATTATGCCAAAGAAGTATTTCCTGAAGCTTCAGTTTTAAAATTAGGATTAACTCATCCTCTTCCAGAAAAAAAGATAAAAGATTTTGCTAATAAAGTTGAAAAATTATATGTAATAGAAGAATTAGATCCATTTATGGAAGATCAAATAAAAGCAATGGGAATAAATGTTATAGGTAAAGAAAAACTTCCTGTAACATTTGAATATAATACAAAAGTATTGAGAGATAATTTAATTAATGAAGAAAAACAAAGTGAAAATGAAGAAAATTTAACAGAGGATTTACCACAAAGACCTCCAGCTCTTTGTTCGGGTTGTCCTCACCGAAGTGTATTCTATACTTTAAATAAACTTGGAGTAACAGTAACTGGAGATATAGGTTGTTATGCTCTAGGAGTAGTACCTCCATTATCAGCTATGGACTCAGTAGTTTGTATGGGAGCCAGCATAGGTAATGCTCATGGTGTTGAATTAGCCTTAGGGGAAGATGCCCAAGGTAAAGTAGTTGGGGTTATAGGAGATTCCACTTTTATGCACTCAGGAATTACTGGTTTGTTAGATATAGTATATAATAAAGGAGCCTCAACTATAATTATTCTTGATAATAGAATTACTGCTATGACAGGTCATCAGGAAAATCCTACTACGGGGAAAACACTTATGGGAGAAGATACACCGAAGATTGATCTTGCAAAATTATCTGAAGCTCTTGGTGTAAATAGTGTTCAGGTAGTAGATCCCTATAAATTAGATGAAACTGAAAAGACTATTCAGGAAGAATTAAATAAAGATGAAATATCAGTAGTAATAGCCAGAAGAGCTTGTGCTCTTTTGAAAAGTGTAGAAAAGAAAAAGCCATTCAAAGTTGACCCTGAAAAATGTATTAATTGTGGACAGTGTCTTGAATTAGGTTGTCCGGCAATATCACAGGGAGAAGGTCAGGCCGAGATAGATGATTATCTCTGTACAGGCTGTGAAGTTTGTGTTCAGGTTTGTCCTGTTGATGCTATTGTAAAGGATGGTGATAGTAATGAGTAA
- a CDS encoding MoxR family ATPase: MVKKEIKKIKENIAKVIVGKEEVVELLLTSLLANGHVLIDDVPGMGKTKLANTLALSLDSDFKRIQFTPDLQPSDITGLYFYNQKESEFIFRKGPILTNILLADEINRAVPRTQSSLLEAMEERQVTIEGKSFKIEEPFMVIATQNPIELEGTFPLPEAQLDRFLLKIEMGYPAQKEEIDILNRFKERDPINDISSVLTKNNILKMRKNVRKVKLSDDLTDYIVRLNRYSRKNQKLKLGVSPRGSLALMNACLAYAYIKGRDYVLPDDIQYLYPFVVEHRLILSDESELQGIKKDEIIKDILHNVEVPVEGVVSERA, translated from the coding sequence ATGGTAAAAAAAGAAATAAAAAAAATCAAAGAAAATATTGCAAAGGTAATAGTTGGAAAAGAAGAAGTAGTTGAACTTCTTTTAACATCACTTTTAGCTAATGGCCATGTCTTAATAGATGATGTGCCAGGCATGGGAAAAACTAAGCTGGCTAATACTCTAGCACTTTCACTTGATAGTGATTTTAAAAGAATTCAATTTACTCCTGACCTCCAACCTTCTGATATTACAGGTTTATATTTTTATAACCAAAAAGAAAGTGAATTTATATTCAGAAAAGGGCCAATATTAACAAATATATTATTGGCAGATGAAATAAATAGAGCTGTTCCCAGAACCCAATCAAGTCTTTTGGAGGCAATGGAAGAAAGACAGGTAACTATAGAGGGAAAAAGTTTTAAAATTGAGGAGCCATTTATGGTTATTGCTACTCAAAACCCTATAGAATTAGAAGGGACTTTTCCTTTACCTGAAGCTCAGTTAGATAGATTTTTGCTAAAAATTGAAATGGGTTATCCAGCTCAAAAAGAAGAAATAGATATTTTGAATAGATTTAAAGAAAGAGATCCTATTAATGATATTTCCTCTGTACTAACGAAAAATAATATATTAAAAATGAGAAAAAATGTGAGAAAAGTTAAATTAAGTGATGATTTAACAGATTATATTGTTAGATTGAATAGATATAGTCGAAAAAATCAGAAATTAAAATTAGGAGTAAGTCCTAGAGGATCTTTAGCCTTAATGAATGCATGTCTGGCTTATGCTTATATTAAAGGAAGAGATTATGTTTTACCTGATGATATACAATATCTCTATCCTTTTGTAGTTGAACATAGACTTATTTTGAGTGATGAAAGTGAACTACAGGGAATTAAAAAAGATGAGATTATAAAAGATATCTTACATAACGTAGAGGTACCTGTAGAAGGTGTTGTAAGTGAAAGAGCTTAA
- a CDS encoding indolepyruvate oxidoreductase subunit beta has translation MSKTVNIMLAGVGGQGVLLASEVISKSALKEDYDVKKSEVHGMAQRGGSVVSNVRFGKKVYSPLIAEGEADILLAFEKLEALRWINYLKEDGIIITNTQRIDPLPVANGKVDYPEDIMERLEKSGHKIVSIDALSAAREAGTQKVINTVLLGALVNYTNLSAEVFEEVIKENVPEKTIEINTNAFKAGLNSV, from the coding sequence ATGAGTAAGACTGTAAATATTATGTTAGCTGGTGTAGGAGGACAGGGAGTTCTTTTGGCCAGTGAAGTAATTTCTAAATCAGCTTTAAAAGAAGATTATGATGTTAAAAAATCAGAAGTACATGGTATGGCTCAAAGAGGAGGAAGTGTAGTAAGTAATGTTCGTTTTGGAAAAAAAGTATATTCACCTCTAATAGCAGAAGGAGAAGCTGATATACTTCTTGCTTTTGAAAAATTAGAAGCCTTAAGGTGGATTAATTATCTAAAAGAAGATGGAATCATAATAACAAACACTCAGAGGATTGATCCTTTACCTGTGGCTAATGGTAAGGTTGATTACCCAGAAGATATTATGGAAAGATTAGAAAAATCAGGACATAAAATAGTAAGTATTGATGCTCTTTCTGCAGCAAGAGAAGCTGGAACTCAAAAAGTCATTAATACAGTTTTATTGGGAGCTTTGGTTAATTATACAAATTTATCTGCAGAAGTCTTTGAAGAGGTTATTAAAGAAAATGTTCCTGAAAAAACAATTGAGATAAATACAAATGCATTTAAAGCAGGTTTAAATTCTGTATAA